Proteins from a genomic interval of Rhodococcoides fascians A25f:
- a CDS encoding YihY/virulence factor BrkB family protein, with amino-acid sequence MSVADRLDRLQRRRPVLGYPIAVVYKFVDDQGGYLAALITYYAFVSLFPALLLFSTVLGIVLVGSPELQQQILDSALGQIPVIGDELGQPDRISGGVVGLVVGGLGSLYGGLGVSVALQNATNTAWAVPKNVRPDPIRARVRGLGLLGTVGIATLTITAVNVLSAAGYFGPEAGPIVFTVATLLYVAVFVVAFRLATARPLSIRDVLPGAVAAGIIWQLLQSFGSVYVKYVVSNATVTNGVFAVVLGLLAFLYVTSLSVVMCIEINVVRVDRLFPRALLAPFTDDVELTEGDKLTYTGQAEAQRSTAFEEIEVTFEDPPSAQSDSDSDSDSDSESEAETP; translated from the coding sequence ATGAGTGTCGCCGATCGACTCGACCGACTGCAGCGCAGGCGGCCGGTTCTCGGATATCCCATTGCGGTGGTGTACAAGTTCGTCGACGATCAGGGCGGGTATCTTGCCGCCCTGATCACCTACTACGCCTTCGTCTCGCTGTTTCCCGCGCTCCTGTTGTTCTCCACGGTTCTGGGCATCGTGTTGGTCGGTAGCCCCGAACTGCAACAACAGATCCTCGACTCGGCGCTGGGGCAGATTCCGGTGATCGGTGACGAACTCGGGCAGCCGGATCGAATCAGCGGCGGTGTCGTGGGTTTGGTCGTCGGTGGACTCGGATCCCTCTACGGCGGGCTCGGTGTGTCGGTGGCATTACAGAACGCGACCAACACCGCGTGGGCCGTGCCCAAGAACGTGCGCCCCGATCCGATCCGCGCCCGCGTGCGCGGGTTGGGCCTGCTCGGTACTGTCGGGATCGCGACCCTCACGATCACGGCTGTCAATGTGCTCAGTGCCGCAGGATATTTCGGTCCCGAGGCCGGCCCGATCGTTTTCACCGTGGCCACCCTCCTGTACGTCGCGGTGTTCGTCGTTGCCTTCCGCTTGGCGACCGCCAGGCCCCTGTCCATCCGAGACGTCCTGCCGGGTGCCGTCGCGGCGGGCATCATCTGGCAACTGCTGCAGAGCTTCGGCAGCGTCTACGTCAAGTACGTGGTGAGCAATGCGACCGTCACCAACGGAGTGTTCGCCGTGGTGCTCGGACTCCTCGCGTTTCTGTACGTCACCTCGTTGTCCGTGGTGATGTGCATCGAGATCAACGTCGTTCGTGTCGATCGACTCTTCCCGCGAGCCCTTCTGGCACCCTTCACCGACGACGTGGAACTGACCGAGGGTGACAAGCTCACCTACACCGGACAGGCAGAAGCGCAGCGCAGCACAGCATTCGAGGAAATCGAGGTGACGTTCGAGGACCCACCGAGTGCTCAGTCGGACTCCGACTCCGACTCCGACTCCGACTCCGAATCGGAAGCCGAAACGCCGTAG
- the gltX gene encoding glutamate--tRNA ligase, protein MTTPAAVRVRFCPSPTGTPHVGLIRTALFNWAFARHHGGTFVFRIEDTDAARDSEESYAALLDALRWLGLDWDEGPEVGGPYEPYRQSLRREQHTAVVRQLLDAGEAYESFSTPEEVEARHKAAGRDPKLGYDNFDRDLTPEQRQGFLDEGRGAVVRLRMPDHDLTWNDLVRGETTFKAGTVPDFALTRGNGVPLYTLVNPVDDALMKITHVLRGEDLLSSTPRQLALYEALIRIGVADRTPEFGHLPFVMGQGNKKLSKRDPEADLFIHRDRGFIPEGLLNYLALLGWGISDDHDVFSLDEMVEAFEISSVNSNPARFDQKKADAINAEHIRMLAADDFAARLREYLVARGYLTEPVDEKIFAVAADLVQTRIVVLSDAWGLLKFLFVDEADFEIDPAAAAKNLGPDAAPVLDATVEALTALQTWTTADLEATLKDALIEKLELKPRKAFAPVRVGVTGSHISPPLYESMELLGRERTLARLAAARTRIA, encoded by the coding sequence ATGACCACTCCAGCAGCCGTACGCGTTCGATTCTGCCCGTCTCCCACCGGTACCCCGCACGTCGGACTCATCCGAACAGCGCTGTTCAACTGGGCGTTCGCGAGGCATCACGGTGGAACTTTCGTCTTTCGCATCGAGGACACGGACGCCGCACGCGACTCCGAGGAGTCCTACGCCGCCCTGCTCGACGCATTGCGCTGGCTCGGTCTCGACTGGGACGAGGGTCCCGAGGTGGGCGGTCCGTACGAGCCCTACCGTCAGTCTTTGCGTCGAGAGCAGCACACGGCCGTCGTTCGACAGTTGCTCGACGCCGGTGAAGCCTACGAATCGTTTTCCACGCCCGAGGAAGTCGAAGCTCGCCACAAGGCCGCCGGGCGCGACCCCAAGCTCGGCTACGACAACTTCGACCGCGATCTGACTCCGGAACAGCGGCAGGGCTTTCTGGACGAGGGGCGTGGAGCCGTCGTACGGCTGCGTATGCCCGATCACGATCTGACCTGGAACGACCTCGTACGCGGGGAGACCACGTTCAAGGCGGGAACCGTACCGGACTTCGCGTTGACCCGCGGTAACGGAGTTCCGCTGTACACGTTGGTCAATCCCGTCGACGACGCACTGATGAAGATCACCCATGTGCTGCGTGGCGAAGACCTGCTGTCGTCGACCCCTCGTCAGCTCGCCCTCTACGAGGCGCTGATCCGAATCGGCGTGGCCGATCGGACCCCGGAGTTCGGGCATCTGCCGTTCGTGATGGGCCAGGGCAACAAGAAGCTGTCCAAGCGTGATCCCGAAGCCGATCTCTTCATCCACCGCGATCGGGGATTCATCCCCGAGGGGTTGCTGAACTACCTCGCCCTTCTCGGGTGGGGCATCTCGGACGACCACGATGTGTTCTCGCTCGACGAGATGGTGGAGGCGTTCGAGATCTCGTCGGTCAATTCCAACCCGGCGCGCTTCGATCAGAAGAAGGCCGACGCGATCAACGCCGAGCACATCAGGATGCTGGCAGCGGACGATTTCGCGGCGCGCTTGCGCGAATACCTCGTCGCTCGAGGCTATCTCACCGAGCCGGTCGACGAAAAGATCTTCGCCGTCGCGGCCGATCTGGTGCAGACCCGCATCGTCGTGCTGTCGGACGCCTGGGGACTGCTGAAATTCTTGTTCGTCGACGAGGCGGACTTCGAGATCGATCCCGCTGCTGCAGCCAAGAACCTCGGCCCCGATGCCGCACCCGTTCTCGACGCCACTGTCGAGGCACTGACGGCGTTGCAGACCTGGACCACGGCGGACCTGGAAGCGACTCTCAAGGACGCGTTGATCGAGAAGCTGGAGCTCAAGCCGCGCAAGGCCTTTGCTCCGGTTCGAGTGGGAGTGACAGGGTCGCACATCAGCCCGCCGCTCTACGAGTCCATGGAACTGCTCGGCCGCGAGAGGACCCTCGCTCGTCTGGCTGCTGCACGCACTCGTATCGCGTGA
- a CDS encoding 3-isopropylmalate dehydrogenase yields MKLAVIAGDGIGPEVVAEALAVLDVVAPGTEKTEYDLGARRYNATGELLPDSVLAELREHDAILLGAIGDPSVPSGVLERGLLLRARFALDHHINLRPAKLYPGVVGPLAGDKEIDVVVVREGTEGPYTGNGGALRVGTPHEVATEVSVNTRYGVERVVRNGFERALTRKKHLTLLHKTNVLTFAGSLWARTVDEVAAEFPDVEVAYQHIDAAMIHLVTDPGRFDVIVTDNLFGDIVTDLSAAVTGGIGLAASGNIDATGTNPSMFEPVHGSAPDIAGQQKADPTAAILSVSLLLDHLGDAAGAARVEAAVAADLAQRGTTAASTKEIGARIAARL; encoded by the coding sequence ATGAAGCTGGCCGTCATCGCCGGGGACGGAATCGGACCCGAGGTCGTCGCCGAGGCGCTTGCCGTGCTCGACGTGGTCGCGCCCGGTACCGAGAAGACCGAGTACGACCTCGGCGCGCGCCGCTACAACGCCACCGGGGAGCTGCTACCGGACTCGGTGTTGGCGGAACTGCGTGAGCACGACGCAATCCTGTTGGGAGCCATCGGCGATCCGTCGGTACCCAGTGGTGTGCTCGAACGCGGGTTGCTTCTGCGCGCTCGATTCGCGCTCGATCATCACATCAATCTGCGTCCGGCCAAGCTGTATCCCGGAGTTGTCGGCCCGCTGGCCGGCGACAAGGAGATCGACGTCGTCGTCGTGCGCGAGGGCACCGAGGGGCCCTACACCGGAAACGGTGGTGCGCTTCGGGTCGGTACGCCGCACGAGGTCGCTACCGAGGTCAGCGTCAACACGCGCTACGGCGTGGAGCGGGTGGTGCGCAACGGTTTCGAGCGAGCGCTCACTCGGAAGAAGCATCTGACGCTGCTGCACAAGACCAATGTGCTGACCTTCGCAGGCAGCCTGTGGGCTCGCACCGTCGACGAGGTCGCCGCGGAATTTCCGGACGTCGAGGTCGCATATCAGCACATCGATGCCGCGATGATTCACCTCGTCACCGATCCCGGTCGGTTCGATGTGATCGTCACCGACAACCTGTTCGGCGACATCGTGACCGACCTCTCGGCCGCAGTGACCGGTGGAATCGGTTTGGCCGCAAGCGGAAACATCGATGCGACCGGTACCAACCCGAGCATGTTCGAGCCGGTTCACGGTAGTGCGCCCGACATCGCCGGACAGCAGAAGGCAGATCCGACCGCTGCCATCCTGTCGGTGTCGCTGTTGCTCGATCATCTCGGAGATGCGGCGGGAGCCGCGCGAGTGGAAGCCGCTGTCGCAGCGGATCTCGCGCAGCGAGGAACGACGGCGGCGTCGACGAAGGAGATCGGCGCACGAATCGCCGCTCGCCTGTAG
- a CDS encoding MFS transporter, producing MDATKQLSGIGEARRWFMLVLGMLAQTAGAVFINGAAFLIPALHDDRGLGLATAGFVVAMPTVGIMLTLIAWGVLVDRIGERLVLVIGLGLTAAASVAAVVSTSIPVLAVLLLIGGMAAASANSASGRVVVGWFPPHRRGLAMGIRQMSVPLGVAVAALTIPPIARDHGVGAALLVPAAVCATAALLCLAVVDPPRPNRTDAAEQGLLDNPYRGSRQLWRIHATSILLVVPQYVVWTYALVWLMTDRGWTAAAAGVLVTVTQILGALGRMSVGALSDRVGSRMRPLRWVAVTAAVSMLGLGVADWFDSPVAIVLLVVASVATVAPNGLAFTAVAEISGPYWSGRALGVQNTSQYVFASAVPPVFGALAAVSFPIAFLVSAIFPALSVPIVPDDPRPEIPDSAG from the coding sequence ATGGACGCCACGAAGCAGTTGTCCGGTATCGGCGAGGCACGACGGTGGTTCATGCTCGTACTCGGAATGCTTGCGCAGACTGCAGGTGCCGTCTTCATCAACGGTGCTGCATTTCTCATTCCCGCTCTGCACGACGACCGAGGGCTCGGCCTTGCCACGGCAGGATTCGTCGTTGCGATGCCCACCGTCGGCATCATGTTGACCCTCATCGCATGGGGCGTGCTCGTCGACCGGATCGGCGAGCGTCTCGTCCTGGTGATCGGGCTCGGGCTCACGGCCGCCGCGAGTGTCGCTGCAGTGGTCAGCACCTCCATTCCGGTGCTGGCCGTTCTTCTGCTGATCGGCGGTATGGCAGCCGCCAGTGCGAACAGCGCGAGCGGACGAGTCGTGGTGGGATGGTTCCCGCCGCATCGCCGTGGATTGGCGATGGGTATCAGGCAGATGTCGGTACCGCTGGGCGTGGCCGTTGCGGCACTGACCATCCCACCCATCGCCCGGGACCACGGCGTCGGAGCGGCTTTGCTCGTACCCGCCGCCGTGTGCGCAACAGCCGCACTCCTGTGTCTCGCTGTCGTCGACCCCCCGCGTCCCAATCGCACCGATGCGGCGGAGCAGGGTTTGCTCGACAATCCGTACCGAGGCAGCAGGCAACTGTGGCGCATTCACGCCACGTCGATCCTGTTGGTGGTCCCGCAGTACGTGGTCTGGACGTACGCGCTCGTCTGGCTGATGACCGACCGAGGATGGACGGCGGCGGCGGCGGGCGTTCTCGTCACGGTCACGCAGATTCTCGGCGCACTGGGCCGGATGAGCGTCGGCGCACTGTCCGATCGGGTCGGCAGCCGCATGCGGCCCCTACGGTGGGTCGCGGTGACTGCCGCCGTCAGCATGCTCGGACTCGGAGTGGCCGACTGGTTCGACTCCCCCGTCGCGATCGTGCTGCTCGTCGTCGCGTCCGTAGCCACCGTTGCCCCGAACGGTCTTGCCTTCACCGCAGTCGCCGAGATATCTGGACCGTATTGGAGCGGCCGCGCCCTCGGCGTGCAGAACACGAGTCAATACGTGTTCGCGTCGGCCGTGCCGCCGGTGTTCGGGGCACTTGCGGCGGTCAGCTTTCCCATCGCATTCCTGGTGTCGGCGATCTTCCCCGCACTCTCCGTGCCGATCGTCCCCGACGATCCACGTCCCGAGATTCCCGACAGCGCGGGCTGA
- a CDS encoding fumarylacetoacetate hydrolase family protein — MRLGRIASPDGVAFVSIEGEGDSQTAKEIAEHPFGTPTFTGRSWPLADVRLLAPILASKVIAIGKNYAAHAAEMGGEAPKDPVIFIKPNTSIVGPGAAIVLPSSSSEVHYEGELAIVIGRPCKDVPASKAYEVVLGYTVANDVSARDHQKNDGQWTRAKGHDTFCPLGPWIETSLDPSDLEIKTEVDGVVKQRSRTSLLLHDIPKIIEWVSAVMTLLPGDVILTGTPEGVGPIVDGDSVSITVEGIGTLTNPVAAKK; from the coding sequence ATGCGTCTCGGTCGAATTGCAAGTCCTGATGGTGTGGCATTCGTGAGTATCGAAGGTGAGGGTGACTCGCAGACTGCGAAGGAAATTGCCGAACATCCTTTCGGCACACCCACGTTCACGGGTCGGTCGTGGCCGCTTGCCGACGTACGACTGCTCGCTCCCATCCTCGCCAGCAAGGTCATCGCCATCGGCAAGAACTACGCCGCTCACGCGGCCGAGATGGGCGGTGAGGCACCGAAGGACCCCGTGATCTTCATCAAGCCGAACACCTCCATCGTCGGCCCGGGTGCGGCCATCGTGCTGCCGTCGTCGTCGAGCGAGGTGCATTACGAGGGTGAACTGGCCATCGTGATCGGTCGTCCCTGCAAGGACGTTCCGGCGTCGAAGGCGTACGAGGTGGTGCTCGGATACACCGTCGCCAACGACGTCTCGGCCCGCGACCACCAGAAGAACGATGGGCAGTGGACTCGTGCCAAGGGGCACGACACCTTCTGCCCACTGGGGCCGTGGATCGAGACCTCGCTCGATCCCTCCGATCTGGAGATCAAGACCGAGGTCGACGGTGTCGTCAAGCAGCGGAGCCGCACTTCGCTTCTGCTGCACGACATTCCGAAGATCATCGAGTGGGTGTCCGCGGTGATGACGCTGCTCCCCGGCGACGTGATCCTCACTGGAACCCCCGAGGGAGTGGGACCCATCGTCGACGGTGACAGTGTGTCGATCACCGTCGAGGGAATCGGTACCCTGACCAATCCCGTCGCAGCGAAGAAGTAG
- the serA gene encoding phosphoglycerate dehydrogenase yields the protein MSQPGRPVVLIADKLAQSTVEALGDGVEVRWVDGPDRPALLAAVPEADAILVRSATTVDAEVLAAGTNLKIVARAGVGLDNVDVPAATERGVLVVNAPTSNIHTAAEHAVTLLLSAARQIPAADATLRQHEWKRSKFNGVEIFGKTVGVVGLGRIGQLFAQRLAAFETHIIAYDPYVSAARAAQLGIELVSLDELLERADMFSVHLPKTPETKGIIGKEALAKTKPGVIVVNAARGGLVDEQALADAITSGHVFAAGIDVYASEPCTDSPLFELPQVVVTPHLGASTTEAQDRAGTDVAKSVLLALAGEFVPDAVNVKGGAVGEEVSPWLEIVRKQGVLLGALSAELPTSLSVDVRGELAAEDVEILKLSALRGLFSAVIEDSVTFVNAPSLAEERGVTAEVTTASESENHRSVVDVRAVYGDGTVLNVAGTLTGTTQVEKIVNINGRNFDLRAEGKNLIVNYADQPGSLGRIGTLLGDAGIDIQAAALSQDSEGDGATILLRVDKDVPAELSASIAGAVGASTIELVDLS from the coding sequence GTGAGCCAGCCAGGCCGTCCTGTCGTTCTGATCGCCGACAAACTTGCGCAGTCCACCGTCGAGGCACTGGGTGACGGCGTCGAGGTCCGTTGGGTCGACGGCCCGGATCGTCCCGCGCTGCTCGCCGCGGTTCCCGAGGCCGACGCGATCCTCGTGCGTTCCGCGACCACGGTCGACGCCGAGGTGCTCGCTGCCGGGACCAATCTCAAGATCGTCGCCCGCGCCGGCGTCGGCCTGGACAACGTCGACGTACCCGCAGCCACCGAGCGCGGCGTCCTCGTCGTCAACGCACCGACCTCCAACATCCACACCGCCGCCGAGCATGCAGTCACGTTGCTCCTCTCGGCCGCGCGTCAGATTCCCGCTGCCGACGCCACCCTGCGTCAGCACGAGTGGAAGCGCAGCAAGTTCAACGGTGTCGAGATCTTCGGCAAGACCGTCGGTGTCGTGGGTCTCGGCCGCATCGGTCAGTTGTTCGCGCAGCGTCTCGCCGCATTCGAAACCCACATCATCGCCTACGACCCCTACGTCTCCGCTGCCCGCGCGGCGCAGCTCGGTATCGAACTGGTGAGCTTGGACGAGCTGCTCGAGCGCGCAGACATGTTCTCGGTTCACCTGCCGAAGACGCCCGAGACCAAGGGCATCATCGGCAAGGAAGCCCTCGCCAAGACCAAGCCGGGTGTCATCGTCGTCAACGCCGCTCGCGGTGGTCTGGTCGACGAGCAGGCGCTGGCCGACGCCATCACCAGTGGTCATGTCTTCGCCGCCGGTATCGACGTCTACGCCTCCGAGCCGTGCACCGACAGCCCGTTGTTCGAGCTGCCCCAGGTCGTCGTCACCCCGCACCTCGGCGCGTCGACCACCGAGGCCCAGGACCGCGCAGGCACCGATGTGGCCAAGTCCGTGTTGCTCGCTCTCGCAGGTGAATTCGTGCCCGACGCGGTCAACGTCAAGGGTGGGGCCGTCGGCGAAGAGGTCTCGCCGTGGCTCGAGATCGTGCGCAAGCAGGGGGTACTGCTGGGCGCACTGTCCGCCGAGCTTCCCACGTCGCTCTCGGTCGACGTACGCGGCGAACTGGCCGCCGAGGACGTCGAGATCCTCAAGCTGTCGGCGTTGCGGGGCTTGTTCTCTGCGGTCATCGAGGACTCGGTCACGTTCGTCAACGCTCCGTCGCTCGCCGAGGAGCGTGGCGTCACCGCCGAGGTCACCACGGCGTCCGAAAGTGAGAACCACCGCAGCGTCGTCGACGTCCGGGCCGTGTACGGCGACGGAACGGTCCTGAACGTCGCCGGAACTCTCACCGGGACGACGCAGGTCGAGAAGATCGTCAACATCAACGGTCGCAACTTCGATCTGCGCGCCGAGGGCAAGAACCTCATCGTCAACTACGCGGATCAGCCCGGCAGTCTCGGCCGGATCGGCACGCTGCTCGGTGATGCAGGCATCGACATCCAGGCCGCTGCGCTGAGCCAGGACTCCGAGGGTGACGGCGCAACGATTCTGTTGCGCGTCGACAAGGACGTTCCGGCCGAGCTCAGTGCGAGCATCGCCGGTGCGGTCGGTGCATCCACCATCGAGCTGGTCGACCTGTCCTGA